One window of the Triticum dicoccoides isolate Atlit2015 ecotype Zavitan chromosome 3B, WEW_v2.0, whole genome shotgun sequence genome contains the following:
- the LOC119281691 gene encoding uncharacterized protein LOC119281691 has product MNRRFLNLLVNKLNGRCPAVNLHRIDLASLFCPAGLPPAHPAAITKKASASGLAPARLPPATISFYQPYPPSQNGWMDFMALNDDIIAFDYESRTLLYDSAVGAVRVINPIIDPRCRSISLTVGNVFYVMARQSGLPCQGYHFQALSLKDWCWRRLHPLPINFLEIIKNPTHKYGLGLGEVDPFEFSAYAAVGDSDIWISTVGAGTHSFSTSSGKWSKLGDWILPFSGPAQYIAEHGLWFGFSRKDEHLCVANLVQEPPAPLLHEFPFQQVWEEPHLSEAWTPMAASLLPLGSGKLCTARVFRTSKGNKDRKAESIVVLAGMEFVNDASTGRLMIIKHKSVSYIVGGYVFKLL; this is encoded by the coding sequence ATGAATCGCCGTTTTCTGAATCTTCTAGTCAACAAATTGAACGGCCGCTGCCCAGCCGTTAATCTGCACCGCATCGATCTGGCAAGCTTATTCTGTCCTGCCGGACTACCGCCAGCACATCCAGCAGCAATAACCAAGAAGGCTTCGGCATCGGGTCTGGCTCCGGCTCGGCTCCCTCCCGCCACCATATCCTTCTACCAGCCCTATCCGCCGAGCCAAAACGGGTGGATGGATTTCATGGCCCTCAACGACGACATCATTGCCTTCGACTATGAGAGCCGCACCCTTCTCTATGATAGCGCCGTTGGGGCCGTCCGCGTCATCAACCCGATCATAGACCCCAGGTGCCGCTCCATTTCTCTCACCGTTGGCAATGTTTTCTATGTCATGGCGCGCCAGTCCGGCCTGCCATGTCAGGGGTACCATTTTCAAGCTCTCAGCTTGAAAGACTGGTGCTGGCGTCGTCTCCACCCGCTCCCCATTAATTTCCTGGAAATCATCAAGAACCCAACTCACAAGTACGGGTTGGGGTTGGGTGAGGTGGACCCCTTTGAGTTCAGCGCCTATGCAGCGGTCGGTGACTCGGACATCTGGATATCCACCGTGGGCGCGGGTACGCACTCCTTCAGCACTAGTAGCGGCAAGTGGAGCAAGCTAGGTGACTGGATCCTGCCATTTAGTGGCCCTGCCCAGTATATCGCAGAGCATGGCCTCTGGTTCGGCTTTTCTCGAAAAGATGAGCACCTCTGTGTAGCCAACCTGGTGCAGGAGCCACCGGCGCCACTGCTTCATGAATTTCCCTTTCAGCAAGTGTGGGAAGAACCGCATCTGTCAGAGGCGTGGACACCGATGGCGGCTAGTCTCCTGCCGCTTGGCTCTGGCAAGCTTTGCACAGCCAGGGTCTTCCGGACAAGCAAGGGCAACAAGGACAGGAAAGCTGAGAGCATTGTGGTGTTAGCTGGCATGGAGTTTGTCAACGATGCCAGCACGGGAAGGCTAATGATAATCAAGCACAAGTCCGTGAGCTACATCGTTGGTGGATACGTCTTCAAACTGCTGTGA